One Sulfurimonas sp. HSL-3221 genomic window, AATTTCATGGAGTACTCCTTCGGTTTAAGATAATAGCAGATGCAGCACGTACTGGACGGGCATGAAAAGTACATACTCTCTCAGCGGCGTGATCAAGATGATGATGACGATAAACATACCGTAGGGTTCCAGGCGCTGGAACCACATGGCGATGTTGTTTAGGCCGAGTTTGAGTGAGAGGAACATTAAAAAATGCGCCCCGTCAAACTGCGGGATCGGCAGCAGGTTAAAGACGGCGAGCAGCACGTTGATAAAGACCAGCTGCATGACGATAAGGTAGAGGAAAATATAGCCCAGTCCGTCGCTCTGAACCGGCTGGTGCATCCCTGTCAGCAAGACGGCGAAGAGGGAGGCCAGGGCGAAGTTGTAGGCGATGCCGGCGAGGCTGACCTGCATGGCGGCATTGTAGCCGCCGTTGGTGATAACGGTGCGCATGTTGACCGGTACCGGTTTGGCCCAGCCGAAGAGGAACCCGCCGCCCATGCCGAGCAGCACGGGGATGAAATACATCATCAGCGGCACAAGGATCGTCCCGATGGGGTCGATGTGGATCAGCGGATTGACGGAGAGGCGCCCGGCATGCTTGGCCGTCGTGTCGCCGTAGCGGTAAGCGACCCAGCCGTGCATGATCTCGTGGCCGATAATGGCAATGGCCAGTGCAATGACGGCCGCGGCGATTTTCAGCAGATCAATAGAGTCCACGGTCTTGGCCCTCTTCGCGCTGGCGTTCGGCGACCGCGCGCTCCAGGTAGGGGGACTGTTCGAGGTCCTCGGGGGTTTTGAACATGCGGTCCCAGCGGATCTCGTAGTTGTCGTCCATGCTGAAGTAGATGAACCACGGCGTCCCTTCGACAAGGCCGTAGGGTACGGCGCCCCAGAAGCGGCTGTCGTTGGAGTGATCGCGGTTATCGCCCATCATGAAGTAGCGGCCTTCGGGTACCTGGACCGGTCCGAAATTGAAGATGGGCTGTGGGTAGCGGCCGTCATCAATGATGGAGGGATCGTGGTGGATGCCCGGATGATCCTTCATGTAGGGGTTCTTGACCCAGAGACGGCCGTCGAACTCCTTGAGTTCGTGGGTGAAGGTGTAGTGCTGGCGAATATACTCGTCCCCTTCGACCGGGTGGAGGTAGAGATCCTTGTTGAAGACGAAGAGCTCGTCCCCCGGGGTCGCGACGCAGCGTTTGACGTAGTGCAGGGTCGTGTTGTTGGGGTAGCGGAAGATCACGATGTCCCCGCGCTGAGGCGTGTCGCCGTCGATGATGTGCCCGTCGGTGCCCGGAATAAGCGGGATCTCCAGGAACGGGATGTGCGGGGTAGAGATGCCGTAGGCGAACTTTTTGGCGAAGAGGTGGTCGCCGATGAGCAGGGAGTCTTTCATGGAACCGCTGGGGATGCGGAACGCCTGGGCGACGAAAAAGATGACGAAGAGGACGATAATGACCGTTCCCGTCCAGCTGTTGGAGAAGCGGTAGGCCGCTTTGGCGGCGTGTTTGACCTTCGTCTTCATTGGCGCTCTTGTGCGTGCATCTCGGCCGCTTTGAGGGTGTTTTTCAGCAGCATGGCGATGGTCATCGGGCCGACTCCGCCGGGCACCGGGGTGATGTAGGAGCATTTCGGCGCGACGTTTTCGTAATCGACGTCACCGACGAGGCGGCCGTCCGGTGCGCGGTTGATACCGATGTCAATAACAATGGCCCCCTCTTTGACCATATCCTCCTTGATCAGGTTGATGACCCCGGCCCCGACCAGGACGATGTCGGCGTTGCGGGTATGGGCTTTGAGGTCTTTGGTATGGATATGGGTGATCGTGACGGTCGCGTTGGCGTTGAGCAGCAGGGCCGCCATCGGTTTGCCGACGATGTTGGAGGCGCCGACGACGACGGCGTCTTTGCCCGTGAGGTCGATCTCGTACTCGGCGAAGAGCTCCATGACGCCCAGCGGGGTACAGGGGACGAAGCCGTCCAGCCCCGTCATTAGGCGGCCGGCATTATAGGGGTGGAAACCGTCGACGTCCTTGTGCGGGGCGACGAGTTCGAGCAGGCGGGTCGTGTCAATATGCGGCGGAAGCGGGAGCTGGACGAGGATACCGTCGATGTTGGGGTTGCCGTTCATCATTTCGATGGTCTGTTCGATCGCCTCCTGGGAGATCGTTTCAGGCATTTCGTGGGTGACGGAGTAGAAACCGGCGCGGTCGCAGGCCTTCTTTTTCATGCCGACGTAGGCATGGGAAGCGGGGTCGTTGCCGACGAGGATGACGGCGAGGCCCGGGACGCGACCGGTCCGTTCCTTGAGTTCGGAAGCCGCGGTGGCGACACCTTCTTCAATCTTCTTGGAAAGCGCTTTTCCGTCGAGTATCTGCATTTCAACTGACCTAATAATTTTTTTGATAATATACCCCTACTTCAATAAAAAGGTGCTTTTAATGGCCCGTTGGCTCCTGTTTTTGGCGACCTTGCTTGCGGCGGAGGAGTCCTTCATCACCCCGCAGGAATACGCCGCGCAGCTCTACCACAATCCGAGGGGGATCGGCTGCAATCTCTGCCACGGCGAACACGGCGAGGGGAAGGTGATCGCCCATTATACCGACAAGGGTGTTCGCAAATCGTTTACCGCTCCGGCGATCAACGTTATCGGCTTCGAGGATTTCGACCGGGCCCTCAACGGCCGCGTCAAAGGGATGCCGCGCTACTTCCTGACCGAGGAGGAGCGCCATACCCTCTACCGTTACCTGCACCCAAAGGATGCCAATGTTCCAAACTGATCTTCCCGAACTGGAGCGGGCCGCGGAGACCCTCGACATCGCCGCCCTTGACGCGCTGCTCTCACCGCGGCGCCGTACCCTGAACGGTTCTGCCGCATTTCACGCGCCGCTGATGCTCTCCGCCCACCGCGTCAAGCATCTCTCGAAGATCCCGCAGCTGTCCGCCGACGCAGTAATGTTCAACCTCGAAGACGGGGTGTCGGCCGAACAAAAGCCGGTGGCGCTGCGTCTGTGTGCCCTCGCGCTTTCCCGGCTGCCGCAAAGCAGCAAGAAACTGGTCGTGCGGGTCAACCCCCTCGACGAGGGCGGGATGGAGGAGATCGCTTTTCTTGCCCCTTATATGCCCGACGCCATCCGCGTCCCGAAGGTCCGTACGGCGGAGGAGGTGGCGCGGATCGTTTCACTGGTACCCGCACCGATCGAAGTCCACCTCTCCATTGAGACGAAGGAGGCGTGGCTCGCCCTCGCAAGCTTACGGACCGATCCGCGGGTCTGCACCTTCTACCTCGGCATCCTTGACCTCTTCGCCGACCTGGGGCTCGACCAGGCGCTGATCGCCCCGGAAAACCCGACCCTGCGTTACCTGCTGTCGCACTTCTTCGTCACCTGTCGCGCCCTCGGCGTCAAACCCGTCTCCTTCGTCTACCAGGATTACCGCAATGAAGCGGGCTTTGCCGCCTGGCTCGGACTGGAAAGGGAAATGGGGTTCGACGCCAAGGGGTGCATTGCGCCGAAACAGGCCGAACAGGTGATGGCGGCCTTCGGCCGGGACGAGGCGGCATTGTTGCGGGCACGGGAGATCGTCGCCCTTTTCGAGGCCGAACGCGCCAAAGGGGTGACGGGCTTCACGCACGAGGTGTACGGTTTCGTCGACGAACCGATCTACAAGGGGGCGCTCGCCCTGCTGAAGGGTACGGAGTGACGCAGCTGCGCGCGGCGCTCGCGTCGACGAACGGGCTCATCCTTGCCGGGATCGTTCTGGGAGCGCTTTTCGGCGCGTTCTTCCCCGAACTGGCCCTGGCGCAGCGGATCATCGGCCAGATGTTCGTCGCCCTGCTGAAAATGCTCGTCGTCCCCCTGGTCTTCGCCAGCATCTTCGTGGCCATCGCCGGGCTGGGGACGCTGCACCATCTCAAGAATATGGGGCTGCGCACTATCGGTCTCTACCTGCTCACGACGGCGCTTTCAGTCCTGCTGGCGATCGTCGTCATGAACGTTCTCGGCATTGGCGAAGCGGTCTCCGCCGAAGGGGTCGCGTTCGCGCAGGCGCACGAGATCAAACCCTTCTCATTCGAAGCGATGCTGCTTGGCTTCATCCCGACGAACGTTTTCGCCTCCCTGACGAACGGGGCGATGATGCAGGTGATCGTCTTCTCCATCCTCTTCGCGATCGCCAGTCTCTATCTCAGCGACCACCACCAGGGATTGATGCTCGACTTCTTTACGGGCGTCAACAACGCGATGCTCAAGATGGCCGAATGGGTCATCAAACTGACGCCTCTGGGCGTCTTCAGCCTGATCGCCTATGTCGTTGCCGACGAGGGGGTTGACGTCATTCTCGGGCTCTGGAAATATATGCTTGTCGTCATCGGAGTGATTCTGCTGCACGGGCTGGTGACGTTGCCGTCGCTTGTCGCCTTCTTCGCGCGCGTTAACCCCTACCATTATATGGGACAGGTCAAGGAAGCGATTCTGCTTGCATTTTCCACTGCCTCCAGCGCGGCGACACTGCCGGTCTCCATCGAGGTGAGCGAGCAGAAGGGCGGGGTGCGCCGGGAGAGCGCCGGGTTCGTGCTGCCGCTGGGCGCGACGGTCTCCATGGACGGGACGGCGGCCTACCTGGTCGTGGCGGTGCTCTATATCGCGACCCTCGCCGGGGTGGAGCTCTCCTTCGGCGACCAGGTGCTGCTGGGGGTGACTGTCGTGGCCCTCTCCGTCGGTGTCGCGGCGCTGCCGAGCGCCTCGCTGGTGATGATGGTCGTTATTTTGAACCAGATCGGTCTGCCGGCGGACTATATTGGCCTTATTGTCGCCGTCGACCGGGTACTGGACATGTTCCGCACCTCCCTTAACGTCACCTCGGACCTGATGGTCACGAAGATCGTCGACGTTACGACGCGCAAAGAAGCGCTTGGGGAAACGGCCCGGGAGCGCAGCGCTTAATAGCCGCGCAGGTAGTAGCCGAATTTGTAGCGTACCAGCGTTTTTTGCTCGGGCCGTGGGTACTTCCAATAGACCGATTCGATTGTCTCCTTGGTGACCTCGTCAAGGAGGAAGAAGCCGCTGTTGCGCACGGTGCGGAAATCGGTCATTCTGCCATCGGGGTGGAGGTAGAACTCGACGATGTTGTAGTCGTTGACACGCATGTTATTGGGGATCATCGTACTGCCGGTGGCGTTGAGCTGGGTCTGGGTGAGGCTGCGCATGATCTCCTGGTTGTCAAGCAGGTACTTCTGTTCCCCTTCGCTCAGTTTTCCGAACGCATCGCCGTAGGCCTCGCGGATATCGTCCGGGATACGGCTTTCGCGCCGGGCATTCGCTGATTTGGCGGCAGTTTTCTGTTCGACGTTCTTCTGTTTCTGTGACAGTTTGGCAAAGAGGTTTTTATGTTCCGTCGGCACCGCGGTGGCATTGGCCTCGGCCGTTTTCGGTTCGGGTGTTTTCATAAAAGGGATATAGGGCTTTTCCGGTGGCACGGGTTCCGTTTTGGCGACCCGTTTCTGCGGCTCGGCGATCTTCTTGGGGGTCGGGATCTTCTGCTGTGGTTTGACCGGCGTCGGCTGCGTGACGGGCAGCTGCTGTTGCGGTTGCGGGAGCGGTTGGGCCTGGGGAAGTTTTTCGAGCTGCTTACCTTTGGGCATCGGCGGTATCTTCTCCGCCGGCGGGCGCTTGTTCGGGAGCGCGGCGTTTGCTTTGGCTTTCGGGCGCTCCTTGAGCGAGACCTTGATGCGGTGCTCCTGGAGTTTCGGCTCGACCGGTTCGGTGACGAAAATGTAGCCCAGCAGCAGGAAAAGCAGCAGGATGAGCAGATGAAAGAGTACGGCAATGATGAGGGCGGCGGTACTTCGGCTCATCGGGTCGGTGTTTCCTTCCAGCCGAGGCAGGGTGTGTCGGCCAATGTGTAAAGTGGGGGAATTATAACCCATTTGCTATAATGGCGGGAAAATTCAGGGGCTTTTGCGCGACAGCGCCGCGTAAGCGCCCCTTTCACGGACGGTCAATGAACATTACATCCTCGATTCAGGCATTTGAAGAAGCACAGACATTGATTCCCGGCGGTGTGGATTCGCCGGTACGCGCCTTTAAAAGCGTCGGCGGAACCCCGCTCTTTATTGAAAAGGGCGAGGGCGCTCACCTCTACGATATCGACGGCAACGCCTATGTCGATTATGTCCAGAGCTGGGGACCGCTGATCTTCGGCCACCGCGACGAAGCGATCGAGAACGCGGTCTGCGACGCGGTCCGCCATGGCCTCAGTTTCGGGGCGCCGACGCTTTCCGAGAGCGAACTGGCCAAAGAGGTCATCGGGATTTTCGAGAGCATCGACAAAGTCCGTTTCGTCTCCAGCGGGACCGAGGCGGTCATGAGCGCCATCCGCCTGGCGCGCGGCTATACCGGCAAAGACGACATCGTTAAGTTCGAGGGATGCTACCACGGTCACAGCGACGCCCTGCTGGTGCAGGCCGGTTCGGGCCTCGCGACCTTCGGCAACCCGAGCTCCCCGGGCGTCCCGGCGGACTTTACCAAGCATACCCTCCTGGCCAAATACAACGACATCGAGAGCGTGCGCAAATGCTTCGAGGATTCGGACAACATCGCCTGTATCATCATTGAGCCGATTGCCGGCAACATGGGGCTTGTCCCCGCGGACAAGGAGTTCCTGGCGGAACTGCGCCTGCTCTGCGACGCCCACGGTGCGCTGCTGATCTTCGACGAGGTGATGAGCGGTTTCCGCGCGACCCTGCACGGTGCCGAGTCCATCACGGGGACGACACCGGATATGGTGACGCTGGGCAAGGTCATCGGCGGCGGGATGCCGGTCGGCGCCTTCGGCGGCAAGGCCGAGATTATGGCGAAGCTCTCCCCGGAAGGGCCAGTGTACCAGGCGGGAACGCTCAGCGGCAACCCGGTAGCGATGGCGGCGGGGATCACCGCCGTGCGCAAACTCCGCAGCAACGCCAAGCTCTACAGCGTGCTCGAAGCGCGTGCCAAACGCCTGATGGAGGGGTTTGCAGAAGTGGCGGACAAGCACGGTATTGCCCTGAAGACGGACGTGCGCGGTTCGATGTTCGGCTTCTTCTTCAATGACAAACCGGTTAAGAACTTTGACGATGCGGCGGCGTCGGATCTGGAGCGTTTCGCTGCTTTCCACGCCGGCATGCTGTCGCGTGGCTTCTATTTTGCCTGTTCGCAGTTCGAGACAGGCTTTATCTGTACGCAGATCACCGACGAGATGATCGAGGCAACGATCAGCGCGGCGGATGAAGTGATGGAGGCGCTCTGATGGCGGACAAGCACCTGACGGGCCTGACCCCGGAGAACGGAGAACCCGAAGAGCGCAAGCCGCGCCTCAAGCCGATTGTCGAGGGGGCGGAAACGCTCTCGCTCGGTATCTCGATGGTCGTGGCCGTGCTGATCGGGGTGGCGCTCGGTATCGGTCTCAAAAAGCTGACGGGCATTACCTGGCTGCTCTGGGTCGGCGTCGTCATCGGGATCGCCGCGGCCTTCCTGAACGTCTTCAAGGCCTACTCGAAACAGTATAAAGAGTTCGAAGAGCTCTCCAAAAATCCGCGCTACAACCCCAAAACCCTGGAAGGTGACGACGACGATGACGATGACGACGCTGCGAAGCACTATTAGTCCTTTCCTCGCCGTTCATATCCTTCTGTACGGCCTGCTCGCCGTCTCCAAGGCGGCCTTCCTCAATGCCCAGATCGCGTTCGTTTCCGCGTTTTTGATCCTGCTGGGTTCGCTTTACAGCTACCGCAAACTCGTGCAGCGCAACCTCGAAAACGAGACGGCAGTGCACCAGGATGATCTCGTCGAGAAGATCGACGACCCTTATGACCTTTACAGCGAAAGCGAAGAGGAGTTTGAGGAGGAGAAGCCGCTCAAGGATGTCATTAAGGAGGAGAAGGCGCGACTGAAGGCGAGCAAGGCGACCGTGCGCAACGTCTCCAAATCGACGCCGGCACTGCTCTCCGTTTACCGCCTCGTACCGTACGGCATTCTGGTCCTCGGGTTTATCGCCCTTAAAAACAACAATATGCTTTCACTCTGGTATTTCCTACCGGGACTGGCAGCGGGGATCGTGGCGGGGTTTTTGAGCGGCAAGGCGCTTTTTGCCTCCCGCTGATTGACCGTCTACTGGTTAATAATGGGGATGTTGACCGTGACGGATTTCTTGCCCACCTCGCAGAAGAGGTGGTTCTTCTTACACATCTGTTCAATCGCCGACTTGTAGACTTCGTCAAAAACGTTTCCGCTCACCTTGAGGGAGAAGAAGGTGTACTTTTTCTCCTCATAGAGGATGTACTCCCCGATACGGAAGGCGAGTTTCGTCGTGATCGTTTCACTGCCGCCGAAGGATTCGTACATCTTGTTGAGCAGGCGGATGAACTGGTCGGTGTTGAGACGCGTTTCGGGCATCGTCGGGTCCAGGTCCTTGTGGAAGGCCGACTTGTTTCCGATGGAGTTCGTCGCGATGCAGAGGTCGATGAGCGAGTAGATGTTGACCAGCTCGCCTTCGATCTCCGGACGTGAGAACTGGAAAGAGGGGGTCTGGAAAAAGCGGATACCGATCTCCTCTTCGTTGACGTACCCGACCATGATCCCGAAGATTTTAAAGCGGCCGTACTCCAGCTCCATAAAGGTCGTTTTAAACCCGAAAGAGGGGCTGGCGTAGGTCGTGGCAAGTTCAAAAAGCGTCAGACGGTCGACGGCACCGAGCAGGTACTGTCCCTCCGCATTGACGGAGAGGACCTTGCCTGAGGCGCTGAAGAGAATATAGGGGTTGAAATCGTATTCGATCCACTGCTGTTCGAAGGTCATTATTCCTCGATATAGTTCTTGAGTTTGCGGCCGACTTTAGGGTGCTTGAGCTTTTTGATCGCGCTGCTTTCGATTTGGCGGACGCGTTCGCGGGTGACATTGAGCTCTTTGCCGATCTCTTCAAGGGTACGGTCACTTTCGTCGTCCATGATCCCGAAGCGCATCTTGATAACGGCTTTTTCGCGCTCGTTGAGTTGCTCGAGCACACCTTCGATCTGAACCTTGAGGTCGTCTTTGAGGATCGCGTCGGAAGGCGAGAGGGAGGTGCGGTCCTCGATAAAGTCGCCGAAACGGCCGTCTTCTTCGCTACCGATCGGTGCCTCGAGGGAGATCGGCTCTTTGGTGATCTTGATGACGTTCTTGACCTTCTCGACGGAGAGGCCGACCTCTTCGGCGATCGTCTCGACATCGGGCTCTTTGCCGTTCTCCTGCAGGTATTTGCGCATGATCTTGTTGATACGGTTGATCGTCTCGATCATGTGGATCGGGATACGGATCGTACGCGCCTGGTCGGCGATGGCGCGGCTGATCGCCTGCCGGATCCACCAGGTAGCATAGGTGGAGAACT contains:
- a CDS encoding site-2 protease family protein; this encodes MDSIDLLKIAAAVIALAIAIIGHEIMHGWVAYRYGDTTAKHAGRLSVNPLIHIDPIGTILVPLMMYFIPVLLGMGGGFLFGWAKPVPVNMRTVITNGGYNAAMQVSLAGIAYNFALASLFAVLLTGMHQPVQSDGLGYIFLYLIVMQLVFINVLLAVFNLLPIPQFDGAHFLMFLSLKLGLNNIAMWFQRLEPYGMFIVIIILITPLREYVLFMPVQYVLHLLLS
- the lepB gene encoding signal peptidase I, whose translation is MKTKVKHAAKAAYRFSNSWTGTVIIVLFVIFFVAQAFRIPSGSMKDSLLIGDHLFAKKFAYGISTPHIPFLEIPLIPGTDGHIIDGDTPQRGDIVIFRYPNNTTLHYVKRCVATPGDELFVFNKDLYLHPVEGDEYIRQHYTFTHELKEFDGRLWVKNPYMKDHPGIHHDPSIIDDGRYPQPIFNFGPVQVPEGRYFMMGDNRDHSNDSRFWGAVPYGLVEGTPWFIYFSMDDNYEIRWDRMFKTPEDLEQSPYLERAVAERQREEGQDRGLY
- the folD gene encoding bifunctional methylenetetrahydrofolate dehydrogenase/methenyltetrahydrofolate cyclohydrolase FolD, yielding MQILDGKALSKKIEEGVATAASELKERTGRVPGLAVILVGNDPASHAYVGMKKKACDRAGFYSVTHEMPETISQEAIEQTIEMMNGNPNIDGILVQLPLPPHIDTTRLLELVAPHKDVDGFHPYNAGRLMTGLDGFVPCTPLGVMELFAEYEIDLTGKDAVVVGASNIVGKPMAALLLNANATVTITHIHTKDLKAHTRNADIVLVGAGVINLIKEDMVKEGAIVIDIGINRAPDGRLVGDVDYENVAPKCSYITPVPGGVGPMTIAMLLKNTLKAAEMHAQERQ
- a CDS encoding c-type cytochrome, which codes for MARWLLFLATLLAAEESFITPQEYAAQLYHNPRGIGCNLCHGEHGEGKVIAHYTDKGVRKSFTAPAINVIGFEDFDRALNGRVKGMPRYFLTEEERHTLYRYLHPKDANVPN
- a CDS encoding HpcH/HpaI aldolase/citrate lyase family protein encodes the protein MFQTDLPELERAAETLDIAALDALLSPRRRTLNGSAAFHAPLMLSAHRVKHLSKIPQLSADAVMFNLEDGVSAEQKPVALRLCALALSRLPQSSKKLVVRVNPLDEGGMEEIAFLAPYMPDAIRVPKVRTAEEVARIVSLVPAPIEVHLSIETKEAWLALASLRTDPRVCTFYLGILDLFADLGLDQALIAPENPTLRYLLSHFFVTCRALGVKPVSFVYQDYRNEAGFAAWLGLEREMGFDAKGCIAPKQAEQVMAAFGRDEAALLRAREIVALFEAERAKGVTGFTHEVYGFVDEPIYKGALALLKGTE
- a CDS encoding dicarboxylate/amino acid:cation symporter, which translates into the protein MTQLRAALASTNGLILAGIVLGALFGAFFPELALAQRIIGQMFVALLKMLVVPLVFASIFVAIAGLGTLHHLKNMGLRTIGLYLLTTALSVLLAIVVMNVLGIGEAVSAEGVAFAQAHEIKPFSFEAMLLGFIPTNVFASLTNGAMMQVIVFSILFAIASLYLSDHHQGLMLDFFTGVNNAMLKMAEWVIKLTPLGVFSLIAYVVADEGVDVILGLWKYMLVVIGVILLHGLVTLPSLVAFFARVNPYHYMGQVKEAILLAFSTASSAATLPVSIEVSEQKGGVRRESAGFVLPLGATVSMDGTAAYLVVAVLYIATLAGVELSFGDQVLLGVTVVALSVGVAALPSASLVMMVVILNQIGLPADYIGLIVAVDRVLDMFRTSLNVTSDLMVTKIVDVTTRKEALGETARERSA
- a CDS encoding energy transducer TonB; translated protein: MSRSTAALIIAVLFHLLILLLFLLLGYIFVTEPVEPKLQEHRIKVSLKERPKAKANAALPNKRPPAEKIPPMPKGKQLEKLPQAQPLPQPQQQLPVTQPTPVKPQQKIPTPKKIAEPQKRVAKTEPVPPEKPYIPFMKTPEPKTAEANATAVPTEHKNLFAKLSQKQKNVEQKTAAKSANARRESRIPDDIREAYGDAFGKLSEGEQKYLLDNQEIMRSLTQTQLNATGSTMIPNNMRVNDYNIVEFYLHPDGRMTDFRTVRNSGFFLLDEVTKETIESVYWKYPRPEQKTLVRYKFGYYLRGY
- the hemL gene encoding glutamate-1-semialdehyde 2,1-aminomutase, whose translation is MNITSSIQAFEEAQTLIPGGVDSPVRAFKSVGGTPLFIEKGEGAHLYDIDGNAYVDYVQSWGPLIFGHRDEAIENAVCDAVRHGLSFGAPTLSESELAKEVIGIFESIDKVRFVSSGTEAVMSAIRLARGYTGKDDIVKFEGCYHGHSDALLVQAGSGLATFGNPSSPGVPADFTKHTLLAKYNDIESVRKCFEDSDNIACIIIEPIAGNMGLVPADKEFLAELRLLCDAHGALLIFDEVMSGFRATLHGAESITGTTPDMVTLGKVIGGGMPVGAFGGKAEIMAKLSPEGPVYQAGTLSGNPVAMAAGITAVRKLRSNAKLYSVLEARAKRLMEGFAEVADKHGIALKTDVRGSMFGFFFNDKPVKNFDDAAASDLERFAAFHAGMLSRGFYFACSQFETGFICTQITDEMIEATISAADEVMEAL
- a CDS encoding AtpZ/AtpI family protein translates to MADKHLTGLTPENGEPEERKPRLKPIVEGAETLSLGISMVVAVLIGVALGIGLKKLTGITWLLWVGVVIGIAAAFLNVFKAYSKQYKEFEELSKNPRYNPKTLEGDDDDDDDDAAKHY